In a single window of the Phoenix dactylifera cultivar Barhee BC4 unplaced genomic scaffold, palm_55x_up_171113_PBpolish2nd_filt_p 000207F, whole genome shotgun sequence genome:
- the LOC103697422 gene encoding BTB/POZ domain-containing protein At2g04740, whose amino-acid sequence MDASWADQPTRIHPCIMLHVRQVSNTSKAELPTPAHTNLRKFYKTISTTSQGFPPASPIPKDPLQKMDRRPWAIDPDLDGLDLDPEDLQPSVPLKKVPAGDVFEAARAGDVDRLRYLLETGVNVNARDQWDSVALYYACLAGHVEAARMLLEAGAICSERTFDGDRCHYAALNLRVRRLLKAFEARPPPLGPLPAALRDTFLGCPANRRAYLEQCDDAAAAWATGYTLLNDGSISTPLPPDITFYVDGRPIEAHRVILSARSPFFKKKFETDWKDRKEVRFSSQKLSYRALYGLIHFFYSDRLEVAVDDMEDLARTCKACKCEELQKVLQKEMIHQKYADYKALMEVDNSQKRFILQGLSLPEQDRLPFALHRILEISLANSSGTSMCSDDTRDLQMSQSNDDLADVCIKVGERIFRCHQVILASRSEYFRARLSRMTGFLEGNDGLPSVSLPFLEEHDLSTEAFEKMIEYMYTDRLKDMDPDQAEEMFDASSRYLLFPLKRAVADALLPHLELVSPAELCHWLILSDMYGVLKIREYCLDVIACNFETFADTREFRAMLLTLPPPSGDDSLRTTLPSAPGSVGKTDQGNLLDDLREKWLEAEAAELDKRDESAALFDKRLEMLMLAAEQEANEVHGDSIESKHCDQVSTMLSHWRNNLTSLWLLHHAQLLRLPAILMVFSNGPIISKEMMRVTRLDNDLCQIKDPASWLHHEWLFKNVSCSAAVGMK is encoded by the exons ATGGACGCATCATGGGCCGATCAACCAACTCGGATCCATCCTTGCATAATGTTACATGTCCGGCAAGTATCAAACACCAGCAAAGCAGAGTTGCCTACCCCTGCTCATACAAATCTCCGCAAGTTTTATAAAACCATCTCCACCACATCCCAGGGCTTCCCGCCCGCTTCCCCGATCCCTAAAGACCCACTCCAAAAGATGGACCGGCGGCCGTGGGCCATCGACCCGGACCTGGACGGCCTGGACCTCGACCCAGAGGACCTCCAGCCGTCCGTCCCGCTCAAAAAAGTCCCCGCCGGCGACGTCTTCGAGGCGGCGCGCGCCGGCGACGTCGACCGCCTCCGCTACCTCCTGGAGACCGGCGTCAACGTCAACGCCCGGGACCAGTGGGACTCCGTCGCCCTCTACTACGCCTGCCTCGCCGGCCACGTCGAGGCTGCCCGGATGCTCCTCGAGGCCGGCGCCATCTGCTCCGAGCGCACCTTCGACGGCGACCGCTGCCACTACGCAGCCCTCAACCTTCGCGTGCGCCGCCTCCTCAAGGCTTTCGAGGCCCGCCCGCCGCCGCTCGGACCGCTGCCCGCCGCCCTCCGCGACACCTTCCTCGGCTGCCCTGCCAATCGCCGCGCCTATCTCGAGCAGTGCGATGACGCCGCCGCCGCGTGGGCAACAG GTTACACTTTGTTAAATGATGGATCCATTTCCACTCCACTGCCCCCAGATATCACCTTCTATGTggatggaagacctattgaaGCTCATCGGGTTATATTAAGTGCCCGGTCACCCTTCTTTAAGAAGAAATTCGAGACAGATTGGAAGGATCGCAAGGAAGTGAGATTTTCTAGCCAAAAATTGTCTTATCGTGCATTATATGGCCTTATTCATTTCTTCTACTCCGATAGACTTGAAGTTGCAGTGGATGACATGGAAGATCTTGCACGCACATGCAAAGCCTGCAAGTGTGAGGAATTGCAGAAAGTCCTTCAGAAAGAAATGATTCACCAAAAATATGCAGACTATAAAGCACTAATGGAGGTGGATAATTCTCAGAAAAGGTTCATTTTACAAGGCTTGTCCCTACCAGAGCAGGATAGGCTTCCCTTTGCCTTGCATCGCATTCTAGAAATTTCCCTTGCTAACTCCAGTGGGACAAGCATGTGTTCTGATGATACACGGGACTTGCAAATGAGCCAATCTAATGATGATCTTGCTGATGTTTGTATAAAAGTTGGTGAAAGGATTTTCCGCTGCCACCAAGTGATCCTGGCCTCAAGATCAGAGTATTTCAGAGCAAGGTTGTCTCGAATGACAGGATTTCTTGAAGGGAATGATGGACTGCCTAGTGTCTCACTTCCCTTTCTAGAAGAGCATGACTTGAGTACAGAAGCATTTGAGAAAATGATAGAATATAT GTACACAGATCGCTTGAAGGATATGGACCCTGATCAGGCGGAAGAAATGTTTGATGCTTCTTCAAGATACTTGTTATTTCCTCTTAAACGCGCTGTTGCTGATGCTCTGCTACCGCATCTGGAGCTGGTCTCACCTGCTGAACTCTGCCACTGGCTGATATTATCGGACAT GTACGGTGTTTTAAAGATAAGGGAATATTGTTTGGATGTTATTGCTTGTAATTTTGAGACATTTGCTGATACACGAGAGTTCCGGGCCATGCTCTTGACACTCCCGCCgccctctggagacgactcattGCGTACAACCCTTCCTAGTGCCCCAGGGTCTGTGGGCAAAACTGATCAGGGCAATCTTCTAGATGACTTGAGAgagaaatggttagaagctgaAGCTGCAGAGCTTGACAAGAGAGATGAGAGTGCGGCTTTGTTTGACAAGCGGCTTGAGATGCTTATGCTTGCAGCAGAACAGGAAGCCAATGAAGTTCATGGTGATTCCATTGAAAGCAAGCACTGTGATCAGGTGTCCACCATGTT ATCCCATTGGAGAAACAATTTAACTTCACTGTGGTTGCTTCATCATGCGCAATTGCTTAGGCTGCCAGCCATTCTTATGGTGTTTTCAAATG GACCGATCATTTCAAAAGAAATGATGCGAGTTACTAGGTTGGATAATGACTTGTGTCAAATTAAAGATCCGGCAAGCTGGCTTCATCATGAATGGTTGTTTAAAAATGTCAGCTGCTCTGCGGCTGTTGGGATGAAATAA